TTCTCATGGCAACAGGGTTGAGGGAGGTGACTCAGTTGGGGAATGCCTGAAGGGGAGACTGAGGGAAGGAGCCTTCTGGGAGGCCCTAGTAGTGTTCCCATCATCCTACTGTAGGATGTAAGTAGGACTAAGCTCCGCAAGTAGGATGgctattacctccattttaccaatgaggaaactgaggctcggagaggtgaagtgacttgcccaaggtcacacagttgcaGAGCCCGGTTTTGGATCCAGGTGCCTGATAGGTACAATGCCCTGCTTACCCATTCCTGGGCCTGACCCTCCCAGGTCCAAGAGGAAGGTAGAGGGAATGCCTCCTCCCCATTCGTGCTCCCCCTTCCTGTCGGGCACCTGTGCTCTCCACCAGGGGGTACTCGGCAGTGTCTGTGGAGGTCACGACCTTGACCACCTCCTCCTGCGGTGTGTCCTTGGCCAGCGTGGTGATGGTACAGTTCATGAAGTGCTCCACAATTACATGGTGAGAGCTGGGGCAGAGGGATGCTCCCATCAGGTCCTGGGGTGGCGGGTTATCCAGACCCCTGGACAAGCTGGGGCGAGCCAGGAGGAGTTTTGCCGGTTCTTCAGCATGGGCAGGGTCTAAGAGATTCCTGGGATGAACAGCTCCTAGCACCCCAAGGTAGGGAGGGAGGAACCTGGGGACCAGCTGGCCTATGCCCTCTGGACCCCTATCTCCCCCCTACACCAGCTCTACTTTGACCTGTTCTATTCAGAAGCCGTCGCTGGAGAATTTCATTTGAAGAAAAGTTTTATggcataaagggaaaaaagagctttaaagtttgaaaatcacgGGAGTAACCgcccccatttaacagatggggaaactgagtctggaGAAGGGGGCAACTTGCACATGTTTGGAGCTGGGCCTTGGACCCAGGGCTCTCAGAGCCTCTTAGTCCTGCTTCTCTGGGGACAGAGGCTGCTCGGCCCTGTCTGGTTGAGTCAGGACCTCAAAGCTCGTCTCCATTGCAGTATTCCAGTCCCACCTCCAGCTCCCAACGCCCCAGTGAGGACAGCAGAGCAGGAGTGGGGCCTCCCAGAGCTGGCGCTGACTctctgtgtgacctggagcaaggcgtggcacctctctgagccccactttCTGACAAATGGGCAATATCTGTCCTACTGTTGTGGAGACTGACTGATGACCAGTAAGACACTGAGGCCAAGGACgcccccaaggtcacacagggagcTGGCGAGAATGGAGACTAGGGAGCAGCCATGTGTCGGCCCCTCCCATGCTCACCCATGTCCAAGGTCAGCCCACCCAGACACCATCACCTCAGTCAGCCAGCCTGAGCAGACGCCGCTCACCTGATTTTTCGGCATCGGATCCACGGAAGGTATGGCAGTCTCTTGACAATGATGGTGCCGTCGTAGAAGGAAGGCTGGCAGCTCTGGGCGATGGCGTTGGCCGCCAGCACCGCCATCAGCACAGGAAGTGCGTGCACGATCTGGCCAGTCAGCTCGAAGGCCAGCAATGCTGTGGAGATGGTGTGGGTCACAGCCCCTGAGAAAGCCGCAGCCCCTGCAGGGGGCAGAGCCAGGGAGGGGGGCTCAGGCCAGGAGACAGCTTCATGCAAAGGGCAAGGCTGCTGTGACTATGGCCATGGGCTGGGGTGGGAATTGTCCAGAGGCCACACGTTGGCCACtgttggaagtgccctatgcctGGGCTTGGTGAGGGAAAGAGCAGTAAGGAAGAAGGGGCACCAGGGACATGACAGGAGCTAGAAAAAGTAATGGAGGCTAAGGGGAAGGGCTCAGGGAAGGGTGGGGCTCATTGGGAGGCTAATGACCTCCCCATGCCCTGCAGAGCTACTGGCTGATTCTCCGGGTCCAGCCCAGACCCACGATGTTTGCCCGTCCGGTGGGAACCCGGTTTACTCACCTGCCAGGGCATACCCCCCAGGCATGATGGGGTTGGTGACACCTCCAGCCACGATGCCCTCTGGGAAGGCAACAGAGAGGGCCTCCCCTATGAGGCGCCCGATGGCAGCTCCTGGTCACAGGTTTAGGGTGAGGGCAGGGAGCCAGGCTGACCCAGTCCCCACAGCCCTCCATCCCTGGGGATCAACCTCAGTACCatcctggggaggtgggtggaCCAGGAGCCATGGCCCTGACCCGATAACTCTGAGTTTCTCAGACCCTCAACACCCCAGACTCACCGAAGATAAATATGGGCATGAAGTACCCAGCGGGCATGGGGATCGTGGTGGCCAGAATTATCATCCAGAACTGTGGGTGGCGGGAACCGAGGGGGCAGAGGTTAGAGGCAGCTGGACAAGAGTAGGCAAGGGAGGGACAAGACAGGGGGCAGGGGGGTTTCCCAGGGAGAAGGAGGATGCCCAGGCACATGCCCATCGCCAGTATCTGGTGTGAGGGAAGGTGTGCCCAGGGGAAGGATCCCCACCCTGGcaaagtgcctactgtgtgcctggcactgtgccagggactctcctttcttccctctcaacCTTCCTTGATGTAAGCACAGTAACTAGCCCAttctaaagatgaggaaactgaggctcagagagctgaagcaacttgcccaggaCCACACAGCGGGCAGAGGTCAGGCCAGGGAGTCTGCATGAAGGCCTAGGCCCTGCGCTATGTACATGCTATGGGGAGGTACCCCATCCCACCCAAGGCTGGCCTCAGCTCTGTGCACATCCCTGGGGGCCCCGGGAGCCCACCTTCATAACCAGGAAGAAGGCGAGGGTCCCAAAGATGGTGAACTGCGGGTGGTACCATTCGAACCATAGGTTCTGTGGGTCGGGCTCCGAGGGCCAGGGTGGGGACGAGTTCCGGGTCATCAGCGCCCACGAGTTATTGTCGAACAGTGAGTCCAGATGCTCCCTCATGGACAGCTGGAGAAGGGGGCAGCTTGGAGTTCTGCGTGAGGGCCGGGCAGCAGTCcctgccaccccccccccactgccTGACCCTGCCTCAAATCCTCATCTGCCACTTCCTGTTGGGGGGAGACCTTGGGAAGGGCTCTGGCCCTCTTGGAGCTGCACAGCCATCCCCTTATAGGCGTTGTGGGGATTGAGATGATGGGCACAAGTTGGACAACGACTGGGCATTCCCCCCTCTGGCCACCCCAGCTCAGCACCCCTTACCCGAGAAGCCATGAAGCGGCCCACGCCAGGGGGATAGGTGATGGAGGCGAGAACCAAGGCCGCCAGAGCGGAATACAGAGGCTTGCtgtggggtgggggcggagggCCAGCTCCAGTGCCAGCcgtcctcttcccctccccccaccccacggaGCGGGCCGCCACCCTGCTGGCTGACGCTGAGGCAGGGACGGGAGAAAGAGGCACAGGAGCAGGGAgcaggggacgggtgggggtcagccCCACACCGCTCGGGTAAGCAGGGGTCGGGGCTCATAGGAGAGCTTGGGACACAGGCGGGCTGCCCGCCAGGCAGGTGGGACCAGGGCAGGACCGGCCAAGGTGGAGGAGGGCTGATTCTGAAATGCCAACGCCAGGGGGCAGACAAGGTTGGGAAGGAGACGGGGCTCAGTAAAGGGCCTGGGGCTCCACGGGGAAGTAGGGGTTcagtgagggggagggaggttagtgagggagggagggctcaAATATTGGGGTTGGGAGCCTCGTAAGTGGGGGAGCCGTTACTATGGGGACCTGGACAGGGGTGTTAGTGAGGGGTGGGGATCTCCATATAAGGCTCAGGAGAGTCTAGGGGCATCACCCTGCGGGGTCCCTGGCCCCCATTCAGAGCCCACCTGGTGGCCAGCAGTTTGGAGAGGACCCGATTGGTCTTGACAAAGCCGAGGAACGTTCGCTGACAGAAGAGGTAAGCACAGCTCAGGATGCCACAGATGGCCCTGCaagggggggaggggagtccAGAGCCCCTCGCCAGAACCGAGGGCAGCAGTTCAGGCTGGGGGAGGCCCCCAGTTGGGCTCTTGAGGGGCTAGAGTCATCCACTCACCCCAGCGCCACAAAAAAGAAGATCTCTGGCAGGTCAAAGGGGACGTCTACCCGGAAACTGGTCTTGTAGAGGGAGGTGATGGTCTCTGGGAAAGGAGGGGAGTGGGGATCAGGGACCACACTCCTACCCCAGCCAAACCGAAGGCTCAGAATTAACAGGCAGGAGTGGAGGTGCTGCCACGTCCTGCCCCCAAATACCCTttccctggccctgcctcccccTTCTACCCTCGGGGCTCCCATCCTTCATGCCCAATCCAGGTCAATTCGTTTCCACACTTGTAGAAGGAGGGGAgcggagaggaagaagagaagagagaggagaaaggagggaggagggagaggaaggggaggaagagggaaaagggaagagagaggggagaagggaggggaggggggaggagggaggagggagggaaggcggggcagggggcagggtctAGGGCGGGGCTCACCCTGCTCGCTGTTGAAGACAGCCAGGAGGCGGAACATGAAGGCCCCACAGGTGGCAGCGAAGAAGCCCCTCCAGTAATCCCAGACCGAGAAGTGGGAGGACATGACCTCGATGCTGAACAGGACGCCTGGGGGCAACACTGAGCTTCGACAGACACCACCACGCCCATCCCAGCGCCCTGACCACTCCTGTCCTGCTCTCCCACAGCCCGAACAGACAGGGCCACCCCTTCTCTTTGGTCCTGagctgaggggagaggagggcagggcgGGAGCCCCCTGCCTAGGGAACAGGCTTGTAGGCGCTCCTCTCGGCCATCCCAAACCTTACAACAGCCTTTGGGGTGGGGACGATtacaatccccattttacagatgaggaaatgaggctgAGGACTGAACTCACCGGCCCAGGGTAACGCAAGGCGAGCTGAgtttcaaacccaagtctgtctaATGTGACCGTGAAGCATCTCGacgcccacccccacctccaccctggggCGGCTCTGCCCTCCCGGTAAGACTGAAGTAACAACCAAGACCAGATTAGCCGCCATCCTCCCTGCGGGTTCCTCCACTGGGCGGAGGAGCGAGCTGGTCAGTCCGCCAGGGGAGGGACtgggggtcgggggtgggagCCCGGGGTGCAGGGGGAGGGCCTCACCGCTGAAGGGCGCTGCGAACACTGTGGCCACGCCCACCGCCGCTGCCGCCACCAGCATTTCGTTTTGCTTGCTCTTGTTCTGGGGGGATCCGGAGTCCCGCGCTGAGAGTcagcccccgccctcccctccgTCTCTTTCCTCCAAGGAGGGGGGGCCCATGAGCCCCTTACCTCAGACTCCCCAATGGCCTTGGTGCGCAGGCGGCCCAGGTAGGCAGCGATCATCACAGACAGGTGCACGAAGGGGCCCTGCCAGAGGAGGTGTGCGCACAGGGCACAGGGTCCGCCCCTTGAGGGGAGCCGGGGCCCttgcttctctccttcctcccgcTCCGGGCCCAGGGTTGGGGGTAGAGGGAGCCTCATCCAGAGACAGCTCGGCCGTCCCACCCACTCCCTATGCCTCCATCTCCCCAGTTCCTTTGTCATACTCTGGGGACCTGGCCTGTCTCCTCCCCAAGACTCAGCCCTGCGAAGGCAGGCCCTGGCCTGAGTTCCCCCTGACCTAGCTTCGGTGGggatggagaaaaggcagagggggcaggagggcagggtgggACGGGGTGGGGTGCTCTCATGCCCGTCCATACCACTTTGCCCAGGAAGATGGTGCTGCCCGTGGCCAGGGTGCAGGTGAGGCCCACCACCTTGGCCCCGAAGTTCTTGATATCCAGGTAGTCCTCCAAGACCACGCCCGACAGGATGGTCTTCAGCTCCGGAATTCCAGAACCTTGGCAGGGGATGGATGGACGGGGTGGGGGtcgggaggaagaggagggacgATATCTAGATAAACCCTTATCGCTTTACCCTGCACAGGGCTTCACATCGTGATCTCATCAGCTCTCCTAAACCCTGTGAGTTAGGATTCCTAaactcattttgcagatgaggaagctgcgGGTCAGAGAGGGGATGTGAATTGCCTACGTTCTTCCAGCTGGTCCTGCCAGTCAGCTATTGCAGGATGGGGGGAACCTAGGAGAGAAGCTCAGGCCACCCAGATGCATCCCTGCAGCTCCCCTGTGCGGCTGGCCTGGAGctgaaagcagagctgagaggcCTGGAAGAGATGTGCCCCTCCGTGAGCCCCTCCCTGGGGAGCCATGGTGCCGGCCCAGAGGAGCCCTCAGAAAGGGAGCAGAGCCAACAGTGACCCGAGTCAAGCAAGATCTgtccttctggggcttccctggtggcgcagtggttaagaatccgcctgccaatgcaagggacacgggttcgagccctgatccgggaagatcccacatgccgcggagcaactaagcccatgcgccacaactactgagcccacgtgccacaactactgaagcctgcgtgcctagagcccgtgctccgcaacaagagaagccacgacaatgagaagcccgagcaccgcaacgaagagtagcccccgctcactgcaactagagaaagcccgcacgcagcaacgaagacccaacacagccaaaaataaataaataaatttattttaaaaaaaagatctgtcCTTCtcactgtgtgacttcaggcaactTACACAACTCTTCTGAGCCTGGCTTCTCTGGCTGTGAAGTGGGGTTACTGTTTCCTGCCTCCCCCCATCAGGAGCCCCGAAGGACAGGAAAAGGCTTTGGGCGGTGGGCACCGAGGGGCAAGGCAAACAGGTGAGTGGTGGGGCGATGGGCTTACCTCCCGAGAAGGGCGTGATGCTCTGGGAAAAGCCTGAGGAGAAGGAGACCAGGGCCACAGGGTACACGGTCCAGGAGAGATACCGGAGTAGGTGGCTGTCCCCAATCTCCCGGTACAGCCACTTGTGTGCTGGGGACAGCTGGGAGTCAGGGAGCCATCCACGGGCTCTGCCGCCCTCAGGCACCCACTTGCTGgccaggaaatggaggctcagagggcGGTGGCCAAGGACCACCCAGTAAGTGGCAGATCCCCAAGAGGAGGCAAGAGTAGGACCCTGGATCACATCCCAGTGTTGCCACTCCCTAGCTGAGTGACCTTTTGCAGGCCAttcaacatctctgagcctctgtttccccatctgtcaaatgggctCTCAGATGAGGTCTGGTGCATGGCAGGTCCTCGTAATCCCACCTGAGCAAGTCTCCCAGAGAAGGTGTGTTAGACACTTCCTGCCCCGTGCCCCCTCTTCCAGGGAGACCTCAGGGTGGAGAGAGCCTGCCGAAGCATGGGGAGAGAACGTTCTATGCCTGGTGGTCTAGACAAGTGTTCTCCCCCACAGTTACTGAGCTGAGAgcaaggagggaggagaagggagcaggGGCGGCAGGAAGCGGTGGGCATAGAGCTCAGAGGAAGAAGGACTATTTGGTCTTTCACTCATTgggcagatgaggagactgaggcccagagaggggcaggagcctgcccagggtcacacagcaagtcaagAGCAAAGCCAGGACCAGACCCAggcctcctccccacccagagccctcccccacccccgctgcaCCTGGCGGCCCATCTGGCATCCCGAAAGCGTGCTCGAAAGCCCCGGGTCCAGAGCAGGCGTGCATGCCGGGGAGGGGTTACCTCGGACCACACGGCCGACAGTGAAGCTCATGGTGTAGCTGATCAGGGCCATGAGCACCCCGAGGGTCATCAGGAAGTACCAGTCCTCACCCATGCGGAACAGCTTCTGCTTCAACCACTCGAGGCCACCTGGGGCAGGGGCATCAGGTCGTAGCCCAGGGCCCAGTGAGAgggcacgggggggggggggcgggggctgtgTGGGGCTGGGGCCAGGTGGTCGAATCCAGGGAAGCTGGGAGGGGGCTCTGCCTCACGTGAGAGACAGCAGGATTCGTGCAAGCGAAGGTGGAAGCATGGTGGGCGCCAGACCTATTGGCCCCGCCAGGAGGGAGCCTTTGACCGacccgccctccccacccctgccccttcctgaGGTACTTATGGAAGAATGACAGAGAGGGCAGGGTGTGGAGGGAGAGCTGGAAACTACACTTTCTCCAGCATCTCCGCAGGGGACATAGCTTAGAGGACACGAGAGTCTAGAGAGACTGCTCTGTGGTCCAAGGACCGGTGGGGCTGTCCTGGTGTCAGGCCAGAGAGCACCCACTGGGCCCCTAGCAAGGTCCCCGGCGGAGTGATCAGGCCTGGGGGCTGCGTTCCCAAAAGGCAGAGAGCAGACCTCTAGCACATCTGTCCCACAGACTGGCAGACAGATCCCCACCCTCCCTGCCGCCCAGGATGGGGGCAGCTCTTGGGCTCCAAGGTGGGTGGGGAGGCGGACCCAGGGAGGGTGATGTCCCGAGGGGTTTTCGACAGGGAGCGGAAGGGAACCTAGCTGTCACCTCGGATGCCTCGGCGGATGCGGGGACACGGGCCCCATAGCTCCTGAAGTGTCACAGGATTCCCCGAGGAGCCCTCACGAAGCCCTACCAGCTCCTCCATCAGGCCCCTGAGAGAGTAGACAGGCAGACGGACCCTTGGTGAGCTGCTCCAACGCCCTTACCAAGCCACTGGGCCCTTCCAATATCTACTTCCCAGATAGAAGGGAAAGGTGGCATTTTCAGGAGGGGACGTGGGTCTGGTGTGCCTTCATTCCTGAGGGGGTGACCCCGAGGGTGCGAGTGTGTGTGTTAATGTTTAGGATGAGGGCAGTGGTTCCTAGCTGTCCCCTACATGTCCAGCAGCAGGTTGATCAAGGCCGCACCCCAGGCTCAGAGCCCCCTTCCCCATCCTGTGGCTGCCACTCCTACCCTCCCTGGACGCTTGTCTGCTCCCGCTGCTCAGAGCAGTCTCCTTGCCCAGGGGAGTCACTGTCTCACGGTGGGGTCCCCATGGACCACTCTGACTCCCCATGCCCATCCCTGAGCCTCCAACCCCTCGGCTCAGGCCAGAGTCAGGAAAACCCCAGGCCCAGAAGGAGAAGCCGTGAGGGTCCAAAGGAGGTGCTGGCTCCCTGCCCCCCCAGCTTCCtgctcctgccctgcctgccctggtCCTGGCAGGTTCCATCCAAGTCCCTGCCCCAGCTCTGCACCCGGCGGCCCCTCACCTTTGTCAGTCCGCTCTGCTGTGGCCCCAGCCAGCCCTCCTCTGACAGAGACTCCTTTGCTTGCAGCTCAGGTGCACCTGGACAGGTGTGTGTTCCACCAATCAACATCCTGgccccccctcctccccgccccaccctgccGGGGTTTACCCTGGCCATTAAGAATGTCCTTGACAAACCAACTGGAACTGCCCCGGCCAGCTGAGTGGTGCAGGCCAGAGCAGCCAGGAGGGACGAGGGGCAGGGGCTCCCCAACCTACCAGAGCCACACAGAGGCGGGTGGCACCCAACCCAGCTACTGGCTGGGGTACACAGGGCCTGGGAGGGGGAAGCTCATGACACAGCACGATGGTGAGGGGTCATCTGCAGGGGCTGAAGGTCAGGGCCCTGGGTTCTCAGAGCTGGGCATGGGAGGGGTTTGAaagagcagagaaggaagaggagaaggaccCATAGGGGAGGGGTGCTATCATTACTGCACCtttgctatatgccaggcactgtgctcaacCCTCCTCCAAATCAGTGAGTGCTCAGAGAAACCCAGCGAGGTGGGCAGTATTAGGccattttaaagaaatggagtttcagagcttccctggtggtccagtgggtaagactccacactcccagtgcagggggccagggtttgcTCCCTGGTCACGGAAGTAGATCCCGCGTACATgacgcaactaagaagtccgcacgttgcaactaaagatcccgcgtgccacaaccaagattctgagtgccacaactaagacacggCCCGGCCAAAATAAaggaataagtaataaataaataaatgaatatttaaataaaaaaacggAGCTTTGGAGAATTGAGGCTGCttgcttgcccagggtcacagaggcTGAGGCACAAAGTCAAAAGTTCCATCCAGGTTTGCCTGACTCCAAAGGCTTCACACCTCTCCGAGGTCCTGCCTTGAAGACCTGCCTTGctcagagctggggagggggccgaCGAGCTGGAGCGGGGGAAGGGAATTGGGCTAGATCCTCATGTCCAGACCCTCCAGTCTGAGAAGACTGCCTCAAACCACAGCACCCAATGGGCAGTGGCTCTGCTTGGGGCTTCTACGTAAATGCCACAGACCCTGTCCCACCCCAACGGAATGTAGGAACATGCACACTAGGTCCGGAACCCAGTTCATCCTCCCAGCACCCTTGCGGGTCAGGCACAGTatcaccattttgcagataaTAATGGAGGATCAGAGAGGTGCAGTCACTCCTCTAAGGTCACAAAGCAGAGGCTGAACCCAGACTTCGATTCTGTGGCTCTCCCTCTTCCCAGAGCTCCTCCAGCACCTGTGGCTTAAGCCTTCAGGGCAAGGGTTTGGGCACAAAGCAGAAGATTTGTGCCTGATACCACTTTTAGAAGATTTGGGCAAGAGATCTGGGACAACACCCGCCCCCCGCTCCCCGCTCTTCCAGACAAAGCCCCCTTTCTGAAAATCATGATGGCCCTTCAATGACTTGTTAAAATCCTGAGGCCCTGAGCCACCCTCTGCCCCTAGATGTCAGCCAAGTTACTCCCAACTGGGAGCCCTCTGCCCCTAGATGTCAGCCAAGTTACTCCCAACTGGGAGCACGTGTGTGTTGTGAGCGGTGGGCTGTGGGCTTGCTGCTCTGCATGGACCTGGGCCCACCGTTGCCTCGGCTGCCCCAACCTGTGTACAGTAACAGGATAACTGGCCGCCCTGTTGACATCCCAAACCCGTCTCTGGTCTCGGGCAGCTGCTCACTCCAACTCATAGCCGGCATCGGCCAGCCAGCCAGCACCGCACGTTCACACCCTCACCTCCGGCCCTGTGAGCATCAGGAAACCGGGAAGAGGGAAGCAAAGGGACATGGTGCTGGTGGCAAGTCCCTCCCAAAGCCATTTCCCCCTCATGCCAgcccccagcttctccctctccCGCATCAAGCAGCGAAGGGTGAGAGCTTGATGCCCGAGCAGCTCTCCCACCCCTAATGGGTCCTTCACcacttggagcctcagtttccccttctgtccAATGAGGGGAGCCTGAGAGCCATGGCAGCAGGGCCCTATCTCTACCTCGTTCATCACGAGTCCCCCAGAGCCTCAACGGTGCCCGGCACATAGCAGTTGTTCAGTAGATACCTGCTGAGTGATGAGTGGTTTCCGAACACTGGCCTATGGGCTGGCTGAGTGGGGACCTGATGGGAGCCGATTCCTGGTCCCTTCCCTAGACCCCAGATCAGAATCTTGGGGTACATGAGAAGAGTCTGTGTTTGTTGAAAGTCCCTCCAAGTGATTGGGGTGCGCTGGCAGGTATGGGATTCAAGGCATTGGATCATCTCTGAAGCTCCTTCTGTCCCTGGGATCTGAAAGGAGAGACATGCACAGAGACAGGGGAACGGCCTTGATGACTTTTCAGGGTCCCTCCCGGCCATTGAAGTCAGTGGATCCAGTGCATGTGTGGGTGATGCCTTAGGGACGGGGTAAGCGGGGGCGGGAATGGTGGGCGGGGGTGGGTAATGAGGTCTGCCGTCCAGGAGCAGTGACTCAGGCCCGCAGCACCGTGACCTTGTGTCTGCATTTAGCCACTGGCTCCTGTTTCCCTGGCGGGTGGCAGGCTTCttggtcccccacccccaccccaccctctttCCACCTCACCTCAGTGCTGGTAACTTCCTGGCAGCCCTACTGGAACCCCGTCGGCCAGGATGGGTGACACAAGCCAGGCAGGAATCTCCACTAGACAGACCGACAGACCCCTTTGGCTCCAGCCACCACCCTGACCCCACTTCACGGACTACCGGCACCAGTGGTTACCCG
This sequence is a window from Globicephala melas chromosome 1, mGloMel1.2, whole genome shotgun sequence. Protein-coding genes within it:
- the LOC115864025 gene encoding chloride channel protein ClC-Ka isoform X1 — translated: MEELVGLREGSSGNPVTLQELWGPCPRIRRGIRGGLEWLKQKLFRMGEDWYFLMTLGVLMALISYTMSFTVGRVVRAHKWLYREIGDSHLLRYLSWTVYPVALVSFSSGFSQSITPFSGGSGIPELKTILSGVVLEDYLDIKNFGAKVVGLTCTLATGSTIFLGKVGPFVHLSVMIAAYLGRLRTKAIGESENKSKQNEMLVAAAAVGVATVFAAPFSGVLFSIEVMSSHFSVWDYWRGFFAATCGAFMFRLLAVFNSEQETITSLYKTSFRVDVPFDLPEIFFFVALGAICGILSCAYLFCQRTFLGFVKTNRVLSKLLATSKPLYSALAALVLASITYPPGVGRFMASRLSMREHLDSLFDNNSWALMTRNSSPPWPSEPDPQNLWFEWYHPQFTIFGTLAFFLVMKFWMIILATTIPMPAGYFMPIFIFGAAIGRLIGEALSVAFPEGIVAGGVTNPIMPGGYALAGAAAFSGAVTHTISTALLAFELTGQIVHALPVLMAVLAANAIAQSCQPSFYDGTIIVKRLPYLPWIRCRKISSHHVIVEHFMNCTITTLAKDTPQEEVVKVVTSTDTAEYPLVESTESQILVGTVRRAHLVQALQAEPPSRVPGHQCLQDILAGGCPVEPVTLKLSPETSLHQAHNLFELLKLQSLFVTSQGRAVGFVSWVELKKAISNLTNPPAPK
- the LOC115864025 gene encoding chloride channel protein ClC-Ka isoform X3, whose protein sequence is MEELVGLREGSSGNPVTLQELWGPCPRIRRGIRGGLEWLKQKLFRMGEDWYFLMTLGVLMALISYTMSFTVGRVVRGSGIPELKTILSGVVLEDYLDIKNFGAKVVGLTCTLATGSTIFLGKVGPFVHLSVMIAAYLGRLRTKAIGESENKSKQNEMLVAAAAVGVATVFAAPFSGVLFSIEVMSSHFSVWDYWRGFFAATCGAFMFRLLAVFNSEQETITSLYKTSFRVDVPFDLPEIFFFVALGAICGILSCAYLFCQRTFLGFVKTNRVLSKLLATSKPLYSALAALVLASITYPPGVGRFMASRLSMREHLDSLFDNNSWALMTRNSSPPWPSEPDPQNLWFEWYHPQFTIFGTLAFFLVMKFWMIILATTIPMPAGYFMPIFIFGAAIGRLIGEALSVAFPEGIVAGGVTNPIMPGGYALAGAAAFSGAVTHTISTALLAFELTGQIVHALPVLMAVLAANAIAQSCQPSFYDGTIIVKRLPYLPWIRCRKISSHHVIVEHFMNCTITTLAKDTPQEEVVKVVTSTDTAEYPLVESTESQILVGTVRRAHLVQALQAEPPSRVPGHQQCLQDILAGGCPVEPVTLKLSPETSLHQAHNLFELLKLQSLFVTSQGRAVGFVSWVELKKAISNLTNPPAPK
- the LOC115864025 gene encoding chloride channel protein ClC-Ka isoform X2, translating into MEELVGLREGSSGNPVTLQELWGPCPRIRRGIRGGLEWLKQKLFRMGEDWYFLMTLGVLMALISYTMSFTVGRVVRAHKWLYREIGDSHLLRYLSWTVYPVALVSFSSGFSQSITPFSGGSGIPELKTILSGVVLEDYLDIKNFGAKVVGLTCTLATGSTIFLGKVGPFVHLSVMIAAYLGRLRTKAIGESENKSKQNEMLVAAAAVGVATVFAAPFSGVLFSIEVMSSHFSVWDYWRGFFAATCGAFMFRLLAVFNSEQETITSLYKTSFRVDVPFDLPEIFFFVALGAICGILSCAYLFCQRTFLGFVKTNRVLSKLLATSKPLYSALAALVLASITYPPGVGRFMASRLSMREHLDSLFDNNSWALMTRNSSPPWPSEPDPQNLWFEWYHPQFTIFGTLAFFLVMKFWMIILATTIPMPAGYFMPIFIFGAAIGRLIGEALSVAFPEGIVAGGVTNPIMPGGYALAGAAAFSGAVTHTISTALLAFELTGQIVHALPVLMAVLAANAIAQSCQPSFYDGTIIVKRLPYLPWIRCRKISSHHVIVEHFMNCTITTLAKDTPQEEVVKVVTSTDTAEYPLVESTESQILVGTVRRAHLVQALQAEPPSRVPGHQQCLQDILAGGCPVEPVTLKLSPETSLHQAHNLFELLKLQSLFVTSQGRAVGFVSWVELKKAISNLTNPPAPK